Within the Paraburkholderia flagellata genome, the region AACTGCTATGCGCGCTCGAGCGCTACGCCCAGATCATCTGGACCGCTCGCGGTCGCGAAGAGGGCGTCATCGTCCCAGCAGCACGTCGCCACCTGAGCGTAGCCGACTGGGAGCGCCTTCATGCAGAATTCATCAATGCGTGCTGCACAGGCGACGGCGCGAACAGGAGTGTATGAATGTCGAGCATGCAAACCATGACAGAGATCGAAGGGCACAGGGTCCACACCCCGACATTCGTCGTGCTCGTGGCTGGGCTGTCAATGCTCGGGCAGTTCGCGATCGCCACCTACCTGCCGGCGTTTTCCATCATGGCGCAGTCGCTTCATGCGACCCCGACGCAGATCCAGCAATCGTTGACGGCCTACCTGCTGCCTTTCGCGCTGATGGTGCCGTGGCACGGGGCAATCTCCGATGCGCTCGGCCGCCGTCGCATGATTCTGGCCGGCAACGCGCTGTTCACCATTGGTTCGCTGATGTGCGCGGCTGCCCCGAGCATCTCGTTGCTCTATGCCGGCCGTGCCCTGCAGGGCATGAGCGCCGGGGCCGGCGTCATCATTGGCCGGGCGATGGTGCGCGACATTTTTCACGGTGCCGATGCGCAAAAGATCATGGCGTTGGTGGCGATGATCTTCGCGCTTGCACCTGCGATTGCGCCCGTCTGCGGCGGCTGGCTGCTGCTGTGGACGGGTTGGCGCAGCATTTTCGTTTTCCTCGCGTTCCTGTCGGCATTGCTCGTCGTGATCAGCTGGTTTCTCGTCCCGGAGACCCTGCCGCCGGCGCGCCGCCATCCGCTGAATCCCGTCTCGCTGGCGCGCGCATATGGAACGTTGTTCGCGAAGCCGCGCTTTGTTGCGCTCGCGCTCGCCAACGCCGCGGTCAATCTCGCGATCTACCTTTACGTCCTCTCTGCGCCAACCTTTGTCGTGAAGCATCTCGGCCTTGGTGAGCAGTCGTTCGGCTACCTCTTCCTCCCGATCGTCGCAGGCCTGATCGCCGGTGCCGCGCTCGCCCACCGTGCCGCAGGGCATGGCAGCGCGGTGCGTAATGTGCTGGTGGGCCATCTGGTGATGCTGGTGGCCGGCGTGATCAACATCAGCCTCAACGCGATGCACGCTTCACCGTTGCCGTGGGCGCTCGTGGCGCTACCCGTTTTCAGTCTCGGCATGATGATGACCCAGCCTTTCCTTCAGGTCCTCGCGCTGGATTGCTTTCCGGAGAGGCGCGGCCTGGCGTCGAGCTGCTACGTCACCGTCCAGCAGTTTGGCAACTTCCTGTCCTCGGCACTGCTGGTTCCCTTGCTGCTCGGCAGCACCCTGTACATGGCTCTGGGCATGGCTGTATTGCAGTGCATTGGTCTGGTGATGTTCTGCGTCGCAAAGCGCCATGGAGAATCCGGCTAAGCGTTGCGCGCGGGTCGCCGGCTACTCCATTTCACACAGTCAGTCGCAGCGCTCGCGCTGCTCCCGTATTTCTCGTTTGAGTCGTTTTCGATGTTTCGCACCAACGTAGTACCGCTGAGGTTGCTGAGTGTGTTCGGCTGTTCGGTGGCTGCCATTGCCGGCTTCTCGCTCGCGCATATGGCGCCCGCATTCGCCGACCAGCTCGATCAACATAATCAGCTTGTGAGCCAGTTCATCAAGGAGAGGCATGCCGATCCACTCGTCGCGGACTGCGCGGCCCACGGCATTTTCGTCGCCAGCACCTCGCGTGCTATCGACCACGTCGAGTTTCGTCCCGGGTCGTTCGAGAAGGGGCGCGCATCAGTCACCCCGTGGAATGTTTCGTTCGGCGAGCGCAAGCAGCATGTCGTGGTCGACACGATCGTGACTGTCGAAGGTCAGGGCATCCGCACGTCCGGGCGCGAACCGCTGAGTCTGCGTTTTCGCTGCGGCTATGTCGGTGGCAGATTGTTCGCGTTCAGCTGGAATGACCCTGTGCAACCGGGGGCGCTGCACAACAGGGGAGGGTTCGGCAAAAAGCATTTGCTCGCGGCGATGTAAGCAAACAACGCGTGGCGCACGGCGCACGCGTTGCCGTACTCGGCACCAAACTGCGTGGCGCGCTGCGCCACAGTTTGCCGCTTAGCCAGTTTGCCCGGCCTCGGCCATGCGACGCTCGTGCGCCGCAGCCTCTTCGATGAGCATCGGGGCAGCGAGGCTCATCGAATGGATTCCAAGCACGGACACGAACTGGAGCACGGCCGTGATCTCCTCTCGGGTCGCGCCCACCTCCAGCGCGCGGCGAATATGACGCCGCACACCGGGTCCATACATGTGCGTCACCGCGGCGTCGACGGCAATCGCCAGAAACTCCACCGTCTTCGCATCCAGCACGCCCGACGTCTGCGGTGCCATCGCCATCGCCATGAATTGCTCGGTCCACCTGGGATCGAGTTGAGCGAACGAATCCCAGTTCGCATTCCAGTTGCCACTTTCACGCAGCGCATTGCATGTCGGTGTGTCGATGGCGTCGTTCATCTTCATCGGGAGTGCTCCTTGTTTGTTCGTTACAGCCGGCGTCATCCGGCGCGGCTTACGTTGGCGCTGCCAAGGGACGTGACCGTCCAATGTGCGCTTTCGCTGCTAAAGCGCGACCTGATCCGCGCCCTTGAGTTGAAGGATCTCGCGGGCTTCGTCGGGCGTCGCAATCACGAGCCCCAGACCTTCAAGAATCTGCCGGACTTTGCGAACCTGCTCCGCATTGGACTTCGCCAACTGACCTTTGCCGATCCACAGGCTGTCCTCGAGGCCCACGCGCACATGGCCGCCCATGGACGCCGCCATGGCCGCAATCTTCATCTGGCTCGCGCCGGCGCCGAGCACGGACCAGCGATAGTCCTGGCCGAAGAGACGGTCAGCCGTGCGCTTCATGTGCATCACGTCGTCGGGGTGAGTGCCAATGCCGCCCAGAATGCCGAACACCGTCTGGATAAAGAAAGGCGGTTCGATCAGTCCGCGCTCGGCGAAATGCGCGACGTTGTACAGGTGCGCTGTGTCGTAGCACTCGAATTCATAGCGTGTGCTGTTCGGTCCGAGTTCGTGAAACGCGGTCTCGAGATCGCCATACGTGTTGCGGAAAATGAGATCCTTGCTGCCTTCGAGGTAGTCCCGCTCCCATTCGTGCTCGAACTTGCTGAAGCGCCCGAGCATAGGAAAGAGCCCGAAGTTCATGGTGCCCATGTTCATCGAGGCGATCTCGGGCTTGAACACGCGGGCCGGCCGCATGCGTTCCTGCACCGTCATATAGGGCGAGCCACCGGTCGTCAGGTTAATGATGGCGGGGCTGCGTCGGGCGATCGATTTCAGGAACGGGGCGAAGGCCTCCGGGCGCTGATCCGGCTTGCCGGTCTGGGGATCGCGAGCATGCAGGTGGACAATGGCTGCGCCTGCTTCGCAGGCTTCGATAGCCGCGTCGGCGATTTCATCCGGCGTCACCGGCAGGTAAGGCGACATCGAAGGTGTATGGATCGCGCCGGTCACGGCGCAGGTGATGATGATTTTGTTCCGGGCCGTCATGTCTGGTATTCGTCAAAGGAGAGGGCGGGTCCAGCAGGTCCGTTGCCGGGCAACGATATCAACCGAACCCGCAGAAGTCGTTGTCCGGCGGGTCCGAGCGCTTACGCCACCCGACGCATCGGCACGTTCTTCACGCCCGGCTTGCGGTTCGGCGCCATGCCGTTGGCGGCCAGCGTTTCTTCGACATCCTTGTACCAGGTGCCGATGCGGTAGACTTCGCGCGCCTCCTTGCCATTGGCGATCTCACGGCCCAGTTCCTTCGCGATGCGCACCGTCTGCTGGACCTGCTGCACCGAGGTAAAGCGATTGCCCTTCTGGTCGATCAGGGTGTCCTCGATACCGCAGCGAACATGCATGCCCATCGCAAGAGCGATCGTGTTCCAGGGCAGTACATTCTTGAAGAGCGACTCGGCGGTCACGGTGCAGCCGTCTGGCGCGCGCTGGATGAAGTCGAAGAGATTGAACGGATGCGGTCCATGATGGCCGCCGCCGATGCCGATGCAGGTAAGGTTGAGCGGGCCGGTGTAGATCCCCTTGCGCACCATGCGGTCCAGCGTCTCGAGCGCGTGCATGCCGACCAACTGGAAGTGTGGCTGGATGCCGGCCTTTTGCAGACGCCGCAGGTGCTCCGCTGCCCACGCTGGCCCGGCCGGCACGATCATTTCGCTGTACGCTTCACGCACGGACGCCTTGGCCATGTGAGTACTTTCGTAGTACTCCGGATAGATGAGCTCCATGATGTTCATCTGGATCGTGTTCAAGGCCACCGTCACCTGATCCGGTTTCGGATCGAGTTCGGCCAGTGCATGGCGCGTGTCGTCCGACAGCCATTGGGCGGCCTGACCTTCGTCTTCCGGTGCAAACGAGATCGAACCGCCCACCTGGATGATCATGTCGGGTACGGCCTTGCGCACACCGGCGATCAATTCATTGAACATGGAGAGCCGCTTGGAGCCCTTGCCGTCGGGTTCGCGTACGTGCAGGTGCAGTACGCTCGCACCCGCTTCATAGCAATCGACCGCCTTCTGGATCTGCTCCTCCATGGTCACCGGGATGTCTTCCGGAAAGTCTTCCGGCATCCACTCGGGGCCATAGGGCGCCACGGTGATCACGACCTTGTCCATGTTCTCCGGGTGCAGCGAATCGTCGAGAAATTGCATACGGGTGTCCGCGAAATGTCTTTTCGTGTGGGGAGTGGCCGCCCATCGAACAGGACGCGCCGACTGGTCAATACGTGGATCAAAGCGTATCCCCCAACCACCATCATGATTTGACGGATCGGGGCAAACGCTTTACATTTCGGGGCATATGCCGACCCTCATCCGAAGTTCGAGCTTGACCAATTTTGTGGAGGTCGCCCGTGAGGTAGGCCTGGATCCCCACGTCCAGTTGAAAAGGGCACGGATCGACACGTCGGCACTGCTCGATCCGGACCTGATGATCTCGGCGACAGCGGTCATGCGCCTGCTGGAGAACTCTGCGAGGCGTGCCGGCGTCGAGGACTTCGGGCTGCGGATAGCGGAAACACGGCGTCTGGAAAACCTTGGGCCGCTTGCCCTTGTCCTGCGCGAGGAGCCCACCCTGCGCAAGGCCTTGGAGTCACTGGCACGTCACGTCGGGTTGCACAATGAGTCAACAGCCCTTCGCATCGAGGACGCGGATGGCGTGACCGTGCTCAAGCAGGTGGTGATCGGTGGCGCGCGCGGGTCGCTGCGGCAATCCGTAGAGTTGCTGGTGTGCGTGCTGTACCGGATGCTCAAGTTACTGCTTGGGCCCGACTGGAAGCCGCAGAGCATCTGCTTCTCCCACTGCGCACCGAAAAGCCAGGCCACTCACAGGCGTATTTTCGGGTTGCCCGTGCACTTCGACATGGACTTCGATGGCATCGTACTCGCCAGCGCCGATCTCGATTTTGGGCTGCCTTCCTATGACCCGGTCCTCGCGCCGCGCGCACGGGATTTTCTGAATGCCAAGCTGGCCCAGTCCGAAGCGCCGATGCCCGACAAAGTCAGGAAGCTCGTGCTCGCTCTGCTGCCAACGGGCGGGTGCGATGTGGAGCGTGTGGCGCAGCAACTCGGCGTCGACCGCAAGACCATGTTCCGGCATCTGCGCAAACACGGTCAGACCTATTCCACGATCGTGGAGGGCGTTCGCGGCGACCTCGTGATCCGCTACGTCGAGAACAGCGACAGACCGCTATCTGATGTGGCCGCGTTGCTCGGCTTCTCGTCGTTGAGCGCCTTTTCCAGGTGGTTTGCCCTTCGCTTCAGGTCTAGCGCTTCCGAGTGGCGTGTCGCGAACCGATAGGACTGGGCGACCATCGTCCTTTGCATTCCTGAAGACACCCACCTTTACGTGAGCGCGGGAGCACAAGGTCAAAATGTACCTGCCGTCATACCGTCTCGCGCTCGGTAACTTCACAATGCACTAGGGACTCCTTCGCAAATTCGGCTTTGATTTTTGCCGCAGGATCGGACGTAACCCACGCCGTCGCCCAACGGGGGGAACCCTCTCGAATCCTGTGTTCAAGAGGGCTTCTGCACGCTTTCCACCGCCTTTTGGCGCGCCGCCTGGGCGTCGACGATCAGCTTGTATGCTGCGTAGTATTTGAAAATGTTGCGCACATAAGTCGTCGTTTCGAGTCCGATCTTCTCCGCTACGACAACTTCGACATTGTTGAACCACTTGTCCGGATCAAGACCTTGCTCTGCCGCGATTTTGCGCATCTTCGCGATGTTGGCCGGCCCCGCGTTGTAGCTCGCGAATGCAAAGAGCGATCGGTCGCTTGCGCTGAAGTGAGCATCGGAGAAGTATTTGGACATGAGGGTGTCCAGGTATTTGGCGCCGGCATGAACATTGGACTCGGCCACGGAAATACTGCCCACGCCCATTTCCTTGCCCGTGGCCGGCATCAGCTGCATGATGCCGATCGCCCCGACGTGGCTGCGTGCGGACTGGTTGAGTTGCGACTCCTGGAAACCTTGCGCGGCAAGCATAAGTGGATCGAAGTCGTACTGGGTGCCGTATTTCTGGAAGAGCACAAGTGTTGCATCGAAGCGCTTCTGTTCTGCGTCGCCGCCATTGTTGCGGATCTGCTTGATCCTCTTCATGTATTGCGCGAGGAGGTATTCAGCCACACCCTGCTTCTTCAGGTAGTTCAGGTAGAAGTCGTTCAGGGCAGCCTGCAACTGTGGGCTGTTCTTGCGTATCGCCCAGCCTGTATAGCCCTCGGCGCTCACGGCGAGGTCGTCACGCACCTTCAGTTGCGGCAGCACCTGTGCCCAGAGGCGCGCCTTCCAGTCGTCCACGATGCTGATGCCTAGCAGTCCCGCGTTGACCATCTCCATGACGTCTTCGTCTTCCAGTGCGTCGGGCAGCAGCATGATGTTGACAGGCGGCTTGCCGCTCTTGCGAAACCGCTCATTCAGTGCGCTCAGGCTCTCGTAGTAGCTCGACGACTTGCGCACATAGACCTGCTTTCCCGAAAGATCATCGAGTGTCGAGAGCGAGGGCGACTTTGGCCCGGTGACGACCAGCTCACGCACGGGCTTGCGATCGCGCGGCGCGATGAAGTCAACGATCTTGAGCCGCTCGTCGGTCGCAGTCAGATTGCCCGCGGAGATGTCGCCGGTTCCGGCAACGAGGCCAGTCAGCAGCTTGTCGCGCGTAGTGGGAATCAGGAAAACGGTGAGCGGCCGCTTGTTCAGTTGGGCCGCGTACTTCTTGTTGACATAGCGTTCGAAGTTGCGCGCCAACTCGGCCGCGATCCCGCGTTCGCGGCCCTTGTCGACAAAGTAGAGCGTCCGGCTATAGGGAACAAGGAACCGGATAGCGTGACGGTTGAGCATTGCGTCGAAGTCGCCGGTCCACGGCTTGTTCGTGAGGCTCAGTTTTCGCACGCCTGAAGCCGGAACTGGTGGGGCCTTAGCGGGCGCGGTGGCTGCGGGGGTGGATGCGGCAACGGCCGCTACAGGCTGCGCGGCGTGCGTGCCGACTTGCGGCGCCAAGACGCACAGGGCAAGCGCCCAGCCGATCATAACGCGGACTGTCACGTTCATGATGAGCCTCCCCGTTACAACGGGACAACGAGACGATGACCTGCGAATCAATCGTCCGCATCAATCGACCACAGCGTATGACGACTTCAGAGCGGCTCGCCTTCTCCGGAATCTGCCACCAACCGCGGCGAGTTCGGCAGCCGACAGCCCCCCGTGTCAATGAAGCAGTGGCAATTCTGCGGTGTGTTTGCTTCCCGGATGATGCTCCGTTGGCAGCATATGTGCAATCAGGGGAAGGTTACTCGCAAGCTGTATCACGCGAAATAGCTGATCCCCGAGGCGATCATCAGCAGGTTCACTGCACGGGCGAAATGATTGTCCGATAGCCGCTGATAAAGTGTCATGCCGACTGTGGTGCCGAGAAGCGACGCGGGTATGCAGAGCAGGATCGCTGGATCAAACCCCACCTTGCCGGAAGAGTGGCGCAGGAGACTGATCGCCGCAAGGGCTGCCACCTGCATGATCAATATGAATGGCTGGAACATCGCACGCTGACGCCCCTTATTCCAGCCCTTGAAGCCGCACCAGATGGTGACGAACGCACCGGGAAAGCCGGCCGCGCCCCCTGTGATTCCGCCGAGAAATCCGGCGAAGGCATCGAAGGCCGTTGCCTGGCGACCGATGACTAGAGGCTTGCGGGCGAGCATGTAGCAACCGTAAAGGACAAGAAACGCGCCAAGCACGTGCGTATAGACATGGCGGTCCAGCGTCAGCAGTACGGTTATGCCAACGGGCAGTCCGACTGCGCCGCCGATCAGAAAGACAGTCAGTTCACGCCATTGGATCTCGCGCTTGAGCGACCAGACCATTGCAGTCTGGTTCGCGACGCTGCAGACGATCATGATCTGAACGATCTGCACCGGGTCGCCGGACAGATGAAATAGCATGGCGCCGCATACGGCGGAGAAAGCGAACCCTGCAATGCTCGACACCGCGGACGCCAGAAGAACGGAGCCAATGACAAGCGGGTTGACGCCACTTTGCGTGGACAACGAAAGGCAGAGCACTGTCGCGATCACGAGCACCGCCCATTGAGTCCTGAGTTGCCAGGTGCGGCTGGGTGGTGTGCTCGACGAAAGGGAAGATACTGCGGGGCTTCCAGGCTCAGGTTCGGTATCCATTGCCTTGATTCTCCCGTCCTGGTTCAGCATCGGAAGGAATCCGCCTTTCCCGGCCAGTCGGCACAGGAACGCCTTGCTCGCAGATTGAGTACGGCGAGTGCGCTTGTGGAGGGAAGGGACGTCTGACCAAAGTGATACGCGGCGTGACTTTCAGCTTGGTTCCCGAAATGTGCGGCAGCGCACATTCCAGGACGTATGTGCATGCAATGCGCACTGTCCCTTTGTTTGATGGGTGCGTCGCCGCCTGGTGCCGTAGCGACATGTGGTTGCATTCACGCACAACGTTCGCAACGGAAGTGCTTTTTCCTCAGGGTCATCGCGAAGTCGAGCCCATCCTCGCCGCGGCGCCGGCGCAGATCGCACAGGCATACGCGCCGTTGGCGCTCGCACGGCAAACCTCGACGCCGAGCGGGTTTGCCAACCTGGCCAATGCCATGAAGGCGAATCAAGGAGAGCGTTGAAGCGCTAGAAGGGCACTGCAGTCCGGTGCGCCGTAACCCGTGGCCTGCGGACGAAAACAAGCCCCCACGGATAGGGGCTCGCTTTATCGCGTTGATCAGTTGGCGGGTTGGTTGGCGAGTTCAGGATGCTTTGCGATCACTTGGCTAAACAGCGGCTTTGCTGCCGCCAGGCAGTCCGGTGTGAGAAGTTCACGCTTGTCCACCCCATACGTCGTGGCGAGATCCTGCATGCTCTTGACGAGCGTGTTTGTAGCTTCTGCGGAGGTGCAATAATCCGCGCGGTCGGCACGTTTGCGCAGCATCTCAGGCAACGTTTTGGCGTAGTCCGGTCGCGCAAGATCCTTCGCCCCGACGGGGTTGATGGTCTGCACCTTGTCGGCCGCTTCCTTCATGCATACGGCCGTTGCGTGAATCATCACGGTGCAAACGGGGGGAATGGATTGAGCCTCGGTGGCCGAGGCGTTAGAGAGAGCGCCAGCGAGGAGCAGCGCAGCAGCGATGTGAGGTTTTTTCATCGTAGTGTTTTCGCAGGTGTTCTGCAGGTTCTCCATTGGCGGAAACCCCTGATTCGGGGTTTTCCCTCGTGCTAAGCCGCACCCCCAAACCCGACACTTCTATTTGGGACCCACAATAAAAACATCGATAATTTATGTTATGTAAAATTATATCCAGGCATATCGATAGCCCTCGTCAGCCAACTCCCTCCCAGTGCGCCGATCGCGCCCCTCAAACAACACCCCCAACCACGCTAAATCACCGGATTAAAAGGCATTTATCCGCCAATCCCTTTTTTCGCGCGCCGCACAACGCAGGCATAATTCCAAAGGAGCAGCGCGATTAAAAGGGTCGTTTTCGTATTCCTGAATATCTATGGACTACGCAAGGCGAGACGTTCTTGCGCCTCCGTTCCCTCAATAGATTATCTGGCGTCGCCATCGCGGCGCGAGGCAGGAATGGATTCATGAAACCGGCAAGGAATTCGCGGTGGTCACGCTTTGGCCGATACGTCGCGCTGGGTGTTTGCGCGGCCGCAGTCGCGGCAACGGCTGGCTTCTTCTACTGGCGGCATGAAGCGAATCTTGCGCAGTCCCAGCCTGCGGCGCTTGGCGGCGTCGCCAGCGAAATGCGGCATGACGCGTCACCGTGGACGAAGCGCGAAAAAGATGCCTCGGAATTGCTGCGCGATATTCACGACCGCGATGTCGCCGCCATCGGTGTGAGCCGCGAAGCGATTCTTGTCTCAACGCTCAAAGGCGAAAAGTATTATGTGGCCGATCATAACGGCGCGTTTTCGAACGCCCTGCTGCTTGGCGATCTGAAGCCGGGCGCCACGCCGCCCTGGCAACTCGTCTGGCTGCCGCACGCCGATGTGCGCGTCGGCGCCGCGCGCTGGACCGAAGCGTTCGACCGCCTGCGCGACGCGCTCAGTCTGCTGCTTCCCCTGCTGATGCTAGGCGGCCTGCTCTGGTTCATGCGCCGCGAAATGGGCGGCGGCGCGCAATTGCTCGGCGAGTCCCCCACGTTGCGCTTCGACGACGTGATTGGCGCGGGCGAGGCGAAAGCCGCGCTCGCCGACGTGCGCGCGTGGCTCACCGAGCCGGCGCAGTTCACGGGCATGGGCGTGCGCGCGCCGTGCGGCGTGCTGATGACGGGTGGCCCAGGCGTTGGCAAGACGCGCCTCGCGCAGGCGCTTGCAGGCGAATGCGGCGCGAATTTCATCGCCATCACAGGCAGCTATTTCAGCGCGAAGTATTACGGCGTTGGCATTCAGAAGGTCAAGCGCCTGTTCGAACTCGCGCGCAAGAACGCGCCCACAGTCATCTTCATCGACGAGGCGGACGGTCTCGGCAAGCGCACCGATACCGGCGGCGGCCCGGTCGAGGCGGAAAGCAACCGCATCATCAACCAGTTGCTCGCGGAGATGGATGGGTTCGAATCGAACGAAGGCGTGATCATCGTCGCCGCGACCAATCACCCGGACAATCTCGACGAAGCCCTGCGCCGCCCCGGCCGTTTCGACCGCACGGTGCAGGTGCGTCTGCCCGACCTCGAGGATCGTGCCGAGATTCTGCGCTTCTACGCCGCCAATCTGAAGTCGAAAGCCGACGACATCGATTTCAACCAGCTCGCGCGGCTGACCACGGGCCTTTCTCCGGCCACGCTCTCGATGATCGTGAATCAGGCGGGTCTCGTCGCGCGCAAGGCTGGTAAGCAGAAAGTCGCCGCCGTGGATTTTCTCGAGGCGATCAAGATTGCGCGCATTGGTGACGTCAACGGCGCCGAGCGCGCGCTTTCGGACGACGAGCGCACGCGCATCGCGATTCATGAAGCGGGACATGGACTCGTCGCCGCCCTCCTCGGCACTGGCGTGCTCGAAGAAGTGACGATTTTGCCGCGCGGCGGCGCGTTGGGCGTCGCGCTGATCACGAAAATGCAGGACAAGTATCTGTATCGCGAGACGGAAATGCGCAACGAAATCCAGGTGCTGCTGGGCGGTCGCAACGCGGAACTGCTCATGTTCAGCGAAGCATCGAGTGGCGCGGCGCAGGACCTGCAGGAGGCTTCGCGCATCAGCCTCGACATGGTGTCGAAGCACGGCTTCAACGCGGATGGCAATCTGTTCAGCCTCGCGGCACTGCCGCAGCAGGTCGCAGGCTTGCAGTTGAAGACTGCGATCGAGCACGCAAACGGGCTGCTGCACGAACTCAACGACGCGTGCTTCGCGCTGCTGCGTGCGAACGAGCCGGTACTGCGCGCAATCGCCGATCAGTTGCTCGAGTCGGAGACGGTGCCCGGCGAGGCCGTCTATCGTCTGATTCGCGAGCATGCGGCGGCTGTGGCGAGCACACAGGCGGTGACCGAAGCGGCCACCGCTTGAGCAGCCGCTTCGCGCCCCGTCGTTCAGGTCCTCAGGCCCTTTCGAGAGCCGCCATCGCCCTCACGATTACCAGCAGCACGGAAAGACTCACGCCGGTGGAAGCACGCAGTTCCGTCAGCAACTGCCCATAGCGCTCTAGCGCTGCCTCGTGCTCTGCGCACCATGCGTCAACGAGCGTTTGTGGATCCGCGGAATCGGCGCCTTGCGCGAGCACGTTAGTGGTGAGTGCGCGCTTGAGATGCGCCACCTCGGCGAGCGCCGCCGCGCGCGCCATGGTGTCCCAATGCGTCGGCGTAGGCAACGTCGCCGCACGCTCGCCAATCCAGCTGTAGTTGAGCCGCGTGCCCAAGGCAAAGTACGCCGCCGCAACGCGCTCGAGCGGCCGGTCGCACGCGGCGGCCACATCGGCGATGTCTAGCAGTGCTACTGAAATATCTCCGCTCGCCACACGCAGTGCAAGCGCGTTTTCAACGCCGGCCGTCACGAGCTCACCCTGGCGTGCCGAGAGTGCTTCGAGATCCGCTTCGGGCAACAGCGTCGGCAATTGCGGCGCGAGTCGCTGCGCGGCGTCGCGGCAACGCGCCAGCAGCGTGCTCACGCCATCGTTACTGACCGCGCCCGCCTGCAGATGCCGCAGGAACCATAGCGCCGCGCGTTCGAGCAGCCGCGCGATGGCGACGAACATGCGCGCCTGCACGTCGTCGGCCACGCGGTTGTCGAGCGCGTCGATGGCGCGCCAGATATCGTTGAGGCCGAATACGTCCTGTGCCATGACGCAGGCGCGCACAATTTCGCCGGGCTGCGCGTCGGTTTCCTCCATCAAACGGTGTACGAATTCGCAGCCCACCCGGTTCACCAGCGCGTTCGTCAGATGCGTCGCAAGAATTTCGCGCCGCAGCGGATGCCGATGCATCGGTTCGCTAAAGCGCTGCTGCAACGGTTGCGGGAAGTAGTCGATCAGCAGGTCCGCAACGAGCGGGTCTTCCGGCACGGGCGAGTCGAGCAGCGCATCGTAGAGCCACATCTTGCTGTACGCGAGCAGCACGGCACGCTCCGGCGAGGTGAGCCCGAGTTTCGCGACCTGGCGTTCGGCGATTTCGTCGTCGGTCGGCAGGAATTCGATATGCCGGTTGAGGCGTCCTGCGCGTTCGAGCCAGCGCATCAGGCGCGATTCGGCATCGAGCAGTTCCACAGCGTAGCGGCCCGCGATCGAAAGCGCCTGCGTTTGGTAGTAGTTGTCGCTCAGCACCAGCAGGCCGACTTCGTTGGTCATCTCCGCGAGCAACGTGTTGCGCTGCTTCGTCGTCATCTCGCCGTCGGCCACCACGAGTCCGAGCAGGATCTTGATATTGACTTCGTGGTCCGAACAATCCACACCTGCTGAGTTATCGATCGCATCCGTGTTGATATGGCCGCCATGCTGGGCGAATTCGATACGGCCGAGTTGCGTGACACCGAGATTGCCGCCCTCGCCCACGACCTTGCAACGCAGCTCCGAGCCGTTCACGCGCACGGCGTCGTTGGCGCGGTCGCCGGCCTGCGCGTTGGTCTCGCGCGCGGATTT harbors:
- a CDS encoding multidrug effflux MFS transporter — translated: MSSMQTMTEIEGHRVHTPTFVVLVAGLSMLGQFAIATYLPAFSIMAQSLHATPTQIQQSLTAYLLPFALMVPWHGAISDALGRRRMILAGNALFTIGSLMCAAAPSISLLYAGRALQGMSAGAGVIIGRAMVRDIFHGADAQKIMALVAMIFALAPAIAPVCGGWLLLWTGWRSIFVFLAFLSALLVVISWFLVPETLPPARRHPLNPVSLARAYGTLFAKPRFVALALANAAVNLAIYLYVLSAPTFVVKHLGLGEQSFGYLFLPIVAGLIAGAALAHRAAGHGSAVRNVLVGHLVMLVAGVINISLNAMHASPLPWALVALPVFSLGMMMTQPFLQVLALDCFPERRGLASSCYVTVQQFGNFLSSALLVPLLLGSTLYMALGMAVLQCIGLVMFCVAKRHGESG
- a CDS encoding carboxymuconolactone decarboxylase family protein, yielding MKMNDAIDTPTCNALRESGNWNANWDSFAQLDPRWTEQFMAMAMAPQTSGVLDAKTVEFLAIAVDAAVTHMYGPGVRRHIRRALEVGATREEITAVLQFVSVLGIHSMSLAAPMLIEEAAAHERRMAEAGQTG
- a CDS encoding 3-keto-5-aminohexanoate cleavage protein is translated as MTARNKIIITCAVTGAIHTPSMSPYLPVTPDEIADAAIEACEAGAAIVHLHARDPQTGKPDQRPEAFAPFLKSIARRSPAIINLTTGGSPYMTVQERMRPARVFKPEIASMNMGTMNFGLFPMLGRFSKFEHEWERDYLEGSKDLIFRNTYGDLETAFHELGPNSTRYEFECYDTAHLYNVAHFAERGLIEPPFFIQTVFGILGGIGTHPDDVMHMKRTADRLFGQDYRWSVLGAGASQMKIAAMAASMGGHVRVGLEDSLWIGKGQLAKSNAEQVRKVRQILEGLGLVIATPDEAREILQLKGADQVAL
- a CDS encoding 3-keto-5-aminohexanoate cleavage protein, with product MQFLDDSLHPENMDKVVITVAPYGPEWMPEDFPEDIPVTMEEQIQKAVDCYEAGASVLHLHVREPDGKGSKRLSMFNELIAGVRKAVPDMIIQVGGSISFAPEDEGQAAQWLSDDTRHALAELDPKPDQVTVALNTIQMNIMELIYPEYYESTHMAKASVREAYSEMIVPAGPAWAAEHLRRLQKAGIQPHFQLVGMHALETLDRMVRKGIYTGPLNLTCIGIGGGHHGPHPFNLFDFIQRAPDGCTVTAESLFKNVLPWNTIALAMGMHVRCGIEDTLIDQKGNRFTSVQQVQQTVRIAKELGREIANGKEAREVYRIGTWYKDVEETLAANGMAPNRKPGVKNVPMRRVA
- a CDS encoding AraC family transcriptional regulator, with the translated sequence MTNFVEVAREVGLDPHVQLKRARIDTSALLDPDLMISATAVMRLLENSARRAGVEDFGLRIAETRRLENLGPLALVLREEPTLRKALESLARHVGLHNESTALRIEDADGVTVLKQVVIGGARGSLRQSVELLVCVLYRMLKLLLGPDWKPQSICFSHCAPKSQATHRRIFGLPVHFDMDFDGIVLASADLDFGLPSYDPVLAPRARDFLNAKLAQSEAPMPDKVRKLVLALLPTGGCDVERVAQQLGVDRKTMFRHLRKHGQTYSTIVEGVRGDLVIRYVENSDRPLSDVAALLGFSSLSAFSRWFALRFRSSASEWRVANR
- a CDS encoding transglycosylase SLT domain-containing protein, translating into MNVTVRVMIGWALALCVLAPQVGTHAAQPVAAVAASTPAATAPAKAPPVPASGVRKLSLTNKPWTGDFDAMLNRHAIRFLVPYSRTLYFVDKGRERGIAAELARNFERYVNKKYAAQLNKRPLTVFLIPTTRDKLLTGLVAGTGDISAGNLTATDERLKIVDFIAPRDRKPVRELVVTGPKSPSLSTLDDLSGKQVYVRKSSSYYESLSALNERFRKSGKPPVNIMLLPDALEDEDVMEMVNAGLLGISIVDDWKARLWAQVLPQLKVRDDLAVSAEGYTGWAIRKNSPQLQAALNDFYLNYLKKQGVAEYLLAQYMKRIKQIRNNGGDAEQKRFDATLVLFQKYGTQYDFDPLMLAAQGFQESQLNQSARSHVGAIGIMQLMPATGKEMGVGSISVAESNVHAGAKYLDTLMSKYFSDAHFSASDRSLFAFASYNAGPANIAKMRKIAAEQGLDPDKWFNNVEVVVAEKIGLETTTYVRNIFKYYAAYKLIVDAQAARQKAVESVQKPS